The following proteins come from a genomic window of Oncorhynchus masou masou isolate Uvic2021 chromosome 25, UVic_Omas_1.1, whole genome shotgun sequence:
- the LOC135513613 gene encoding uncharacterized protein LOC135513613 translates to MLNGGRREEEELETEKVERRWYEEEARRRGWKPERYHSHPSLTPVPHPHPSPPSTISCPSHRPAPPSLTPVPHPRPPSPFHHPPPLTPVPHPRPSPRPPSPCPSPQSTIPRPPSPIHHPPVPHPVHHPPPPHPRPSPHPPSPCPSPPSTIPRPPSPSLTPSTIPRPSPPSTMPRPSPPSLTPSTIPLSLTPSIIPVHHPPSLTPVHHPRPPSPVPHPVHHPPSLTPVPHPRPSPCPPSPCPSPRPPSPVHHPHPSPPSTFPRPPSPIPHPRPPSPSLTPSTIPHPSPPSTIPRPSPLSLTPSLTPSTIPLSLTPSTIPLSLTPVHHPRPPSPIPHPRPPSPSTIPHPSPPSTIPRPSPLSLTLSTIPLSLTLSTIPLSLTPVHHPPVLHPVHHPPSLTPSTIPRPPSPIPHYRPSPPSLTPSTIPLSLTPVHHPPSLTPVHHPPVPHPRPPSPVHHPPVPHPCPPSPVHHPPSLTPVHHPRPSPLSLTLSTIPLSLTLSTIPLSLTPVHHPPSTIPHPSPRPPSPSTIPHPSPRPPSPNPHPRPPSPVPHPVHHPPSLTPVHHPRPSPPSTIPRPSPLSLTPVPHPVHHPPVPHPRPPSPVHHPPSPIPHPRPPSPVHHPPSLTTVPHPRPSPRPPSPSTIPRPSPPSLTPVPHPVHHPPVPHPVHHPLSTIPHPSPPSTIPRPPSGKAVSSF, encoded by the exons atgcTAAACGGAGGAAGACGTGAGGAGGAAGAACTGGAGACGGAGAAagtggagaggcgctggtatgaagaggaggcacggcgacgcggatggaagcccgaga GGTACCACTCCCACCCGTCCCTCACCCCCGTCCCTCACCCCCATCCCTCACCCCCATCCACCATCTCCTGTCCCTCCCACCGTCCCGCACCCCCGTCCCTCACCCCCGTCCCTCACCCCCGTCCACCATCCCCCTTCCACCATCCCCCGCCCCTCACCCCCGTCCCTCACCCCCGTCCCTCACCCCGTCCACCATCCCCCTGTCCCTCACCCCAGTCCACCATCCCCCGTCCACCatcccccatccaccatccccctGTCCCTCACCCCGTCCACCATcccccaccccctcacccccGTCCCTcaccccatccaccatccccctGTCCCTCACCCCCGTCCACCATCCCCCGTCCACCATCCCCGTCCCTCACCCCGTCCACCATCCCCCGTCCCTCACCCCCGTCCACCATGCCCCGTCCCTCACCCCCGTCCCTCACCCCGTCCACCATCCCCCTGTCCCTCACCCCGTCCATCATCCCCGTccaccatcccccatccctcaccCCCGTCCACCATCCCCGTCCACCATCTCCCGTCCCTCACCCCGTCCACCATCCCCCGTCCCTCACCCCCGTCCCTCACCCCCGTCCCTCACCCTGTCCACCATCCCCCTGTCCCTCACCCCGTCCACCATCCCCcgtccaccatccccatccctcaCCCCCGTCCACCTTCCCCCGTccaccatcccccatccctcaccCCCGTCCACCATCCCCGTCCCTCACCCCGTccaccatcccccatccctcaccCCCGTCCACCATCCCCCGTCCCTCACCCCTGTCCCTCACCCCGTCCCTCACCCCGTCCACCATCCCCCTGTCCCTCACCCCGTCCACCATCCCCCTGTCCCTCACCCCCGTCCACCATCCCCGTccaccatcccccatccctcaccCCCGTCCACCTTCCCCGTccaccatcccccatccctcaccCCCGTCCACCATCCCCCGTCCCTCACCCCTGTCCCTCACCCTGTCCACCATCCCCCTGTCCCTCACCCTGTCCACCATCCCCCTGTCCCTCACCCCCGTCCACCATCCCCCTGTCCTTCACCCCGTccaccatcccccatccctcaccCCGTCCACCATCCCCCGTccaccatcccccatccctcactACCGTCCCTCACCCCCGTCCCTCACCCCGTCCACCATCCCCCTGTCCCTCACCCCCGTccaccatcccccatccctcaccCCCGTCCACCATCCCCCTGTCCCTCACCCCCGTCCACCATCCCCCGTCCACCATCCCCCTGTCCCTCACCCCTGTCCACCATCCCCCGTccaccatcccccatccctcaccCCCGTCCACCATCCCCGTCCCTCACCCCTGTCCCTCACCCTGTCCACCATCCCCCTGTCCCTCACCCTGTCCACCATCCCCCTGTCCCTCACCCCCGTCCACCATCCCCCGTccaccatcccccatccctcaccccgtccaccatccccgtccaccatcccccatccctcaccCCGTCCACCATCCCCCAACCCTCACCCCCGTCCACCATCCCCCGTCCCTCACCCCGTCCACCATCCCCCGTCCCTCACCCCCGTTCACCATCCCCGTCCCTCACCCCCGTCCACCATCCCCCGTCCCTCACCCCTGTCCCTCACCCCCGTCCCTCACCCCGTCCACCATCCCCCTGTCCCTCACCCCCGTCCACCATCCCCCGTccaccatcccccatcccccatccctcaccCCCGTCCACCATCCCCCGTccaccatcccccatccctcactACCGTCCCTCACCCCCGTCCCTCACCCCGTCCACCATCCCCGTCCACCATCCCCCGTCCCTCACCACCGTCCCTCACCCCCGTCCCACACCCCGTCCACCATCCCCCTGTCCCTCACCCCGTCCACCATCCCCTGTccaccatcccccatccctcaccCCCGTCCACCATCCCCCGTCCACCATCCGGCAAAGCCGTCTCCTCCTTTTAG